A window of Oncorhynchus nerka isolate Pitt River linkage group LG4, Oner_Uvic_2.0, whole genome shotgun sequence contains these coding sequences:
- the LOC115128444 gene encoding protein JTB-like isoform X1 — translation MGRMESDCRIPMLCLRPRVLALHALFWGLVSLRVFGAALLSEEKITVARPVTTPCWQMEEFVVAVECSQCNAFQSKSWAACTQTGYVERINCTKSNKDEYKSCRSTLMEEHLFWKFEGAMLGLTILFALVVVARQRSLDRLASEKVRRQIESI, via the exons ATGGGGAGGATGGAGAGCGATTGCAGAATCCCCATGTTGTGCTTGAGGCCCAGAGTCCTGGCTTTGCATGCACTCTTCTGGGGTTTGGTGTCTCTCAG AGTGTTTGGTGCAGCTCTGCTGAGTGAGGAGAAGATCACAG TGGCCAGGCCGGTAACCACCCCCTGTTGGCAGATGGAGGAGTTTGTGGTTGCGGTGGAATGCTCCCAGTGCAACGCTTTCCAGTCG AAGTCATGGGCAGCATGTACTCAGACGGGATACGTGGAGAGGATCAACTGCACCAAGTCTAATAAAGACGAGTACAAGAG CTGCCGCTCTACCCTGATGGAGGAACACCTTTTCTGGAAGTTTGAGGGAGCCATGTTGGGCCTTACCATACTGTTCGCCCTCGTAGTGGTCGCTAGGCAACGTTCGCTGGACCGGCTTGCCTCCGAGAAAGTCCGCAGGCAGATCGAGTCCATCTAG
- the LOC115128444 gene encoding protein JTB-like isoform X2, producing MGRMESDCRIPMLCLRPRVLALHALFWGLVSLRVFGAALLSEEKITVARPVTTPCWQMEEFVVAVECSQCNAFQSSWAACTQTGYVERINCTKSNKDEYKSCRSTLMEEHLFWKFEGAMLGLTILFALVVVARQRSLDRLASEKVRRQIESI from the exons ATGGGGAGGATGGAGAGCGATTGCAGAATCCCCATGTTGTGCTTGAGGCCCAGAGTCCTGGCTTTGCATGCACTCTTCTGGGGTTTGGTGTCTCTCAG AGTGTTTGGTGCAGCTCTGCTGAGTGAGGAGAAGATCACAG TGGCCAGGCCGGTAACCACCCCCTGTTGGCAGATGGAGGAGTTTGTGGTTGCGGTGGAATGCTCCCAGTGCAACGCTTTCCAGTCG TCATGGGCAGCATGTACTCAGACGGGATACGTGGAGAGGATCAACTGCACCAAGTCTAATAAAGACGAGTACAAGAG CTGCCGCTCTACCCTGATGGAGGAACACCTTTTCTGGAAGTTTGAGGGAGCCATGTTGGGCCTTACCATACTGTTCGCCCTCGTAGTGGTCGCTAGGCAACGTTCGCTGGACCGGCTTGCCTCCGAGAAAGTCCGCAGGCAGATCGAGTCCATCTAG